Proteins encoded within one genomic window of Planctomycetia bacterium:
- a CDS encoding sigma-70 family RNA polymerase sigma factor codes for MSDSPSDFSTLLAKARQGDQDALAQLSRQYEPKLRIVARVLLGPALRPYLDSTDLVQSVHRSLMLGIKRQQYDLAGPENLVALALTLVRRKVARKWRRMQRQQRFDRGGSEGGDLAQLLTSLSGADNPARTVELREQVDQVCANLDATERKIFELRSQGYSTAEIACQLGLNGGTLRVRMTRLRQRLRTAGLIEEWL; via the coding sequence ATGTCTGACTCGCCGTCCGATTTTTCCACGTTGCTGGCGAAGGCACGACAGGGTGACCAGGACGCGCTCGCGCAACTGAGCCGGCAGTACGAACCCAAGCTCCGCATCGTGGCCCGCGTGCTCTTGGGACCCGCCTTGCGTCCGTACTTGGATTCCACCGACCTGGTGCAATCGGTGCATCGCAGCTTGATGCTGGGGATTAAGCGGCAGCAATACGACCTGGCCGGACCGGAAAACCTGGTCGCGCTGGCCCTGACCTTGGTCCGCCGCAAAGTTGCGCGCAAGTGGCGGCGGATGCAGCGGCAACAACGTTTCGACCGCGGCGGCTCCGAAGGGGGCGACCTCGCCCAACTTCTGACGTCGCTTTCCGGCGCGGATAATCCTGCCAGGACCGTCGAATTGCGCGAGCAGGTCGATCAAGTCTGCGCCAACCTCGACGCAACTGAGCGGAAGATTTTCGAACTCCGCTCACAGGGCTACAGCACTGCGGAAATCGCCTGCCAGCTCGGCCTCAATGGCGGCACGCTCCGCGTCCGCATGACGCGTCTACGGCAGCGACTCCGCACAGCGGGCCTGATCGAGGAATGGCTCTAA